A DNA window from Impatiens glandulifera chromosome 7, dImpGla2.1, whole genome shotgun sequence contains the following coding sequences:
- the LOC124944854 gene encoding protein PHLOEM PROTEIN 2-LIKE A10-like, with translation MDIQLVKGALNFSQRKKKLIIGLIVFGVSSYGVYKVYNLPSFTRKRKRLLKLLGAFLSMAEMVSDSSEAIGVVSRDLKEFLQSDSDQVPNSLRQLSKIAKSKEFSESIARVTEAMAFGISRGYQRSVKGSERQQGSSPNSTFSDRAMEMMMSKAGTGFVSAIVGSFARNLVVGFYSCEGSNNTDKPSVPDWVSTVCTDECKVLIADSIQTFVSTAVSIYLDKTMDVNFYDDIFAGLTNPKHNTKVQDILVSICNGAVETLVRTSHQVKKSSPPDLRSRSSSPCSIRLEEMDDGGESNNNSWANTISSTLAIPSNRKFVFDVAGRVTFETIHSLMEFFFFKLSEATKRSSNVVCDQVLDRGLHVVRYVGAKSLVIVTICLALYLHILGGGPLNVLVAA, from the coding sequence ATGGATATTCAACTTGTGAAAGGGGCATTGAATTTCTctcaaagaaagaagaaattgaTTATTGGACTCATAGTTTTTGGTGTCTCTAGTTATGGGGTTTACAAGGTGTACAATTTGCCTTCTTTCACTAGAAAGAGGAAGAGATTATTGAAGCTACTTGGAGCTTTTCTATCAATGGCAGAGATGGTTTCTGATTCATCAGAGGCTATTGGTGTTGTATCTAGGGATCTTAAGGAGTTCTTACAGTCAGATTCTGACCAAGTTCCTAATAGTTTGAGGCAATTGTCAAAAATTGCTAAGTCAAAGGAGTTCTCTGAGTCCATTGCTAGGGTTACTGAGGCTATGGCGTTTGGGATTTCCAGAGGGTATCAAAGGTCGGTAAAAGGGAGTGAGAGGCAACAAGGGTCATCACCAAATTCAACTTTTTCTGATCGAGCCATGGAGATGATGATGTCTAAAGCTGGGACTGGTTTTGTATCAGCAATTGTTGGTTCATTTGCTAGGAATTTGGTTGTGGGATTCTATTCTTGTGAAGGATCCAATAATACAGATAAGCCTTCTGTTCCAGATTGGGTGAGCACAGTTTGTACCGACGAGTGTAAAGTTCTAATAGCAGATTCCATCCAGACGTTTGTCAGTACTGCAGTTTCTATTTACCTTGATAAAACAATGGATGTGAACTTTTACGATGATATATTTGCTGGGCTGACAAACCCAAAGCACAACACTAAGGTTCAAGACATCTTGGTCTCAATTTGTAATGGGGCAGTGGAAACACTTGTGAGAACCTCTCACCAAGTGAAGAAATCTAGTCCTCCTGATTTAAGGTCAAGATCATCATCCCCTTGTTCAATTAGGTTGGAGGAAATGGATGATGGAGGTGAGAGTAACAACAACAGTTGGGCCAACACTATTAGTTCAACATTGGCGATCCCAAGCAACAGGAAATTTGTGTTTGATGTGGCTGGGAGAGTGACATTTGAAACAATTCACAGTCTCATGGAGTTCTTCTTTTTTAAACTATCAGAGGCGACGAAAAGAAGTTCGAATGTTGTTTGTGACCAAGTTCTTGACAGAGGCCTACATGTGGTCAGGTATGTTGGTGCAAAAAGTTTGGTCATTGTTACCATATGTCTTGCTCTTTATTTACATATCCTTGGTGGTGGTCCGCTAAATGTATTGGTAGCTGCATAA